The following are encoded in a window of Caloenas nicobarica isolate bCalNic1 chromosome 32, bCalNic1.hap1, whole genome shotgun sequence genomic DNA:
- the LOC136000375 gene encoding olfactory receptor 14J1-like, which produces MSNSSSITQFLLLAFTDTRELQLLHFWLFLGIYLAALLGNGLIITTIACDQHLHTPMYFFLLNLALLDLGCISITVPKSMANSLWDTRVISYAGCAAQVFFVYFLFGAEYFLLTIMSYDCYVAICKPLHYGTLLGSRACVHMAAAAWATGFLNALLHTANTFSLPLCKGNALDQFFCEMPQILNLSCSDFYLRELGLLVVSACLAFMCFVFIVLSYEQIFRAVLRIPSEQGRHKAFSTCLPHLAVVSLFVSTVMFAYLKPPSISSPSLDLVVSVLYSVVPPAVNPLIYSMRNQELKDALRKLMAGFFSKSLNFPSSAYHS; this is translated from the coding sequence atgtccaacagcagctccatcacccagttcctcctcctggcattcacagacacacgggagctgcagctcttgcacttctggctcttcctgggcatctacctggctgccctcctgggcaacggcctcatcatcaccactatagcctgtgaccagcacctccacacccccatgtacttcttcctgctcaacctcgccctcctcgacctgggctgcatctccatcactgtccccaaatccatggccaactctctgtgggataccagggtcatttcctatgcaggatgtgctgcccaggtcttctttgtatatttcttatttggtgcagaatattttcttctcaccatcatgtcctatgactgctacgttgccatctgcaaacccctgcactacgggaccctcctgggcagcagagcttgtgtccacatggcagcagctgcctgggccactgggtttctcaatgctctgctgcacacggccaatacattttcactgccactgtgcaagggcaatgccctggaccagttcttctgtgaaatgccCCAGATCCTCAAcctctcctgctcagacttctacctcagggaacttgggcttcttgtagtcagtgcctgtttagcttttatgtgttttgtgttcattgtgctgtcctatgagcagatcttcagggccgtgctgaggatcccctctgagcagggacggcacaaagccttttccacgtgcctccctcacctggccgtggtctccctatttgtcagcactgtcatgtttgcctacctgaagcccccctccatctcctctccttccctggacctggtggtgtctgttctgtactcggtggtgcctccagcagtgaaccccctcatctacagcatgaggaaccaggagctcaaggatgccctgaggaaactgatggCTGGATTCTTTTCAAAGTCATTAAACTTCCCATCTTCTGCATATCACTCATGA